One window of the uncultured Methanobrevibacter sp. genome contains the following:
- the cobQ gene encoding cobyric acid synthase CobQ: MTKCIMVQGTSSNAGKSMLVAALCRIYKNRGYNIAPFKSQNMSLNSYTTKEDGEIGIAQMLQAEAAMIEPSIHMNPVLLKPKGDFTSNVIIQGKSIGDMNFYDYQHKYHDTAFNAIKESFKILSEQYDIIVIEGAGSPAEINMRDQDIANMEIAHLADANVILIADIEMGGVFAAIAGTYVLLDDYDRSRLKATVINKFRGNLDILKPGLDRIEEITGEPVLGVLPYDETLKLPEEDSASLTTHVFAEDKDITIAVIRLPKIANFTDIDPFEYEEDVALKMIGINDDIGDVDAIIIPGTRNSTEDMFALRESGLADKIIAKASEIPIVGICGGLQILGNVIYDEDKRESKHGTIEGLGLLDIESSFSREGKIVTQSTATIPDNIEGLAGEIFKNITGEVVNGYEIHEGTTNLINSCGLLNIKKGQGNNDDGYIDGASNGNVFSTYFHGIFHNYNFRREFLNYIRVKKGLEARYGEDPYETQKDYSLNRLAEIVEENLDMDIIDELIFGKKE; encoded by the coding sequence ATGACAAAATGTATCATGGTTCAGGGAACCTCATCAAACGCCGGAAAAAGTATGCTTGTAGCAGCATTATGCAGAATATATAAAAATCGAGGATATAACATAGCTCCTTTTAAATCTCAAAATATGTCCTTGAATTCATATACCACCAAAGAAGATGGGGAAATTGGAATAGCTCAGATGCTGCAGGCAGAAGCGGCAATGATTGAGCCCAGCATACACATGAACCCTGTTTTACTAAAGCCAAAGGGGGATTTTACATCCAATGTAATCATTCAGGGAAAATCAATTGGAGATATGAACTTCTATGATTACCAGCACAAATACCATGATACAGCATTTAATGCAATAAAAGAAAGTTTTAAAATTCTATCAGAACAGTATGACATTATTGTCATTGAGGGAGCAGGTTCTCCTGCTGAAATAAATATGAGGGACCAGGATATTGCAAATATGGAAATTGCCCATCTTGCAGATGCCAATGTAATTTTAATTGCAGATATCGAAATGGGAGGAGTTTTTGCAGCAATAGCAGGAACATATGTTCTGCTTGACGATTATGACCGGTCACGTCTAAAAGCAACCGTTATCAATAAGTTCAGAGGCAATCTTGATATTTTAAAACCTGGCCTTGACAGAATTGAAGAGATAACCGGAGAACCTGTTTTAGGAGTGCTTCCTTATGATGAAACATTGAAACTGCCTGAAGAGGACTCAGCATCACTTACCACACACGTTTTTGCTGAAGACAAAGACATTACCATCGCAGTCATACGCCTGCCTAAAATAGCCAATTTTACAGATATCGACCCATTTGAATACGAAGAAGATGTGGCTCTTAAGATGATAGGCATTAATGATGATATAGGAGATGTGGATGCCATTATAATCCCAGGAACCCGTAATTCTACAGAGGACATGTTTGCCCTTCGTGAAAGCGGACTTGCAGATAAAATCATTGCAAAAGCGTCTGAAATTCCGATAGTGGGAATTTGCGGAGGTCTGCAGATTTTAGGCAATGTCATTTATGATGAAGATAAACGTGAATCAAAGCACGGAACAATTGAAGGATTGGGTCTTTTAGATATTGAATCCAGCTTTTCAAGAGAAGGTAAAATTGTTACCCAGTCAACCGCAACAATTCCTGATAACATTGAAGGCCTTGCAGGAGAAATATTTAAAAACATCACAGGAGAGGTAGTCAATGGATATGAAATCCATGAGGGAACCACCAATCTAATAAATTCCTGCGGACTGTTAAACATTAAAAAAGGTCAGGGAAACAACGATGATGGATATATTGACGGAGCTTCAAACGGGAATGTATTTTCAACATATTTCCATGGAATCTTTCACAATTACAACTTCAGACGAGAATTTTTAAATTATATCAGGGTTAAAAAAGGCCTTGAAGCCAGATATGGTGAAGATCCTTATGAAACCCAGAAAGACTATTCCCTCAACAGACTTGCTGAAATTGTTGAAGAGAATTTGGATATGGACATCATCGACGAGCTGATTTTCGGCAAAAAAGAATAA
- a CDS encoding class I SAM-dependent methyltransferase, with product MEIPLYFYLAYEGLERLSPGSADTTLKAIDKVNINSKANLNILDIGCGVGSSTILLANYFENSEIEAIDLFKHYLDVLNEKIAENNFEDRVFSYCMDMKDPDFANEEFDIVFAESSIEVIGFRKGLKEWKRLLKPGGYIIVSDISWIKKPSAKSVKFWKNIYSEVDSIENKIAQIRNEGYEFIDYVIVPKEDWKEFHKKLEKNLDSLSIDKSAKEFVNVLKKQITFFRQNSDEYSYVFYIMKKC from the coding sequence ATGGAAATACCGTTATATTTTTATCTGGCTTATGAGGGTTTGGAGCGATTGTCTCCTGGAAGTGCAGATACAACATTAAAGGCAATTGATAAAGTTAACATTAACAGCAAGGCAAACTTAAACATTTTGGATATTGGCTGTGGCGTGGGTTCATCTACAATTCTTCTTGCCAATTATTTTGAAAATTCTGAAATTGAAGCTATAGATTTGTTTAAACATTACTTGGATGTTTTAAATGAGAAAATTGCTGAAAATAATTTTGAAGATCGGGTATTTAGCTATTGTATGGATATGAAAGACCCTGATTTTGCCAATGAAGAATTTGACATCGTATTTGCAGAATCATCAATTGAGGTCATCGGATTTAGAAAAGGTTTAAAAGAGTGGAAACGACTGTTGAAGCCTGGTGGATATATAATTGTTTCGGATATTTCCTGGATTAAAAAACCGTCAGCTAAAAGTGTAAAATTTTGGAAAAATATATACTCTGAAGTTGATTCCATTGAAAATAAGATAGCACAAATAAGAAATGAAGGTTATGAATTCATTGATTATGTAATTGTTCCAAAGGAAGACTGGAAAGAATTCCATAAAAAATTAGAAAAAAATCTGGACTCGTTAAGTATTGATAAATCGGCAAAGGAATTTGTTAATGTGCTGAAAAAGCAGATCACCTTTTTTAGACAAAATAGCGATGAGTACAGCTATGTATTTTACATTATGAAAAAATGTTAA
- a CDS encoding TatD family hydrolase — protein sequence MLIDTHCHIYKSEMENAQEIIKEAAKNDISIILNGTDPQSNLEILELSDKYNNVYAALGYFHTFADKITDEDISLLDSQLENDKVIAVGEIGLDYYYTKENKDKQKELFEEMLNLAQKHDLPVIVHSRKSIQDTFDILKKHDVVGSMHCYQGSAEMAQQLIKLGFYIGIGGPITHTNNKKTKRMVKKIDINHILVETDSPYLTPEEKKGEENTSLNLKYIIGKIAEELGMQEDEVIRITAQNAKRLFNLTID from the coding sequence ATGTTAATAGATACACATTGCCATATTTATAAAAGTGAGATGGAAAATGCACAGGAGATTATAAAAGAGGCCGCAAAAAATGATATCTCAATAATATTGAATGGTACTGATCCTCAAAGCAATTTGGAAATACTGGAACTGTCAGACAAATATAATAATGTCTATGCGGCTTTAGGATATTTCCATACGTTTGCAGATAAAATAACTGATGAGGATATTTCATTATTGGATAGCCAGCTTGAAAATGATAAAGTAATTGCAGTTGGAGAAATTGGTTTGGATTATTATTATACTAAAGAAAATAAAGACAAACAGAAGGAATTATTTGAAGAGATGTTAAATCTTGCCCAAAAGCATGATTTGCCGGTAATAGTCCATTCAAGAAAGTCAATACAGGATACATTTGATATATTAAAAAAACATGATGTGGTTGGTTCTATGCATTGTTATCAAGGTTCTGCTGAAATGGCTCAGCAATTAATTAAATTAGGTTTTTATATTGGAATTGGGGGTCCAATTACTCACACTAACAACAAGAAAACAAAAAGAATGGTTAAAAAAATAGATATTAATCATATTCTTGTTGAGACAGATTCTCCCTATTTAACTCCTGAAGAAAAAAAGGGAGAAGAAAATACCTCACTGAACTTAAAATATATAATTGGAAAGATTGCAGAAGAATTAGGTATGCAGGAAGATGAAGTCATAAGAATAACTGCACAAAATGCAAAAAGATTATTTAATTTGACCATTGATTAA
- a CDS encoding tRNA threonylcarbamoyladenosine dehydratase: MEDKFSRTEMLVGNEGMKKLENAKVAVFGLGGVGSFVCEGLARSGVGNFVLIDFDKIDKSNINRQLIATENTIGKYKTDLMKERILEINPDANVEIHREFYMADSKTDIITKDLSYAVDCVDTIMAKIAIICSCDALDVPVISSMGTGNKLDPTMFEVADIYETSVCPLARIMKKDLKKRNIEKLKVVYSKEHPINTNDCAINQNRKYKVKGSVSFVPSVAGLIIAGEVIKDIAIN, translated from the coding sequence ATGGAAGACAAGTTTTCAAGAACAGAAATGTTAGTTGGAAATGAAGGAATGAAAAAATTGGAAAATGCCAAGGTTGCAGTTTTCGGCCTTGGAGGAGTAGGTTCTTTTGTCTGTGAAGGACTTGCCAGAAGCGGAGTGGGCAATTTTGTTTTGATAGACTTTGACAAGATAGATAAAAGCAATATCAACAGGCAGCTGATTGCAACAGAAAATACAATCGGAAAATATAAAACTGACTTGATGAAGGAGCGAATTTTAGAAATCAATCCGGATGCAAATGTTGAAATCCACAGGGAATTTTATATGGCCGATTCAAAAACAGACATCATTACAAAGGACCTTTCATATGCCGTCGACTGTGTGGATACAATAATGGCCAAAATAGCTATTATCTGCAGCTGTGATGCCCTTGATGTGCCTGTAATTTCTTCAATGGGAACCGGAAACAAGTTAGACCCTACAATGTTTGAAGTGGCCGACATTTATGAAACTTCAGTATGTCCGCTTGCCAGAATAATGAAAAAGGACCTAAAAAAGAGAAATATAGAAAAATTAAAAGTGGTTTATTCAAAGGAACATCCGATAAACACTAACGACTGTGCTATAAATCAAAATAGAAAGTATAAAGTAAAAGGCAGTGTTTCATTTGTGCCTTCTGTTGCTGGACTGATTATTGCGGGAGAAGTAATAAAAGACATCGCCATCAACTGA
- a CDS encoding class I SAM-dependent methyltransferase: MNLEGVEKTMLLTLFAKAKHSQQKNHKFYDSKAIEVISKVDYDFSIAEKDRFMQLGTIARTIVLDKMVKEYINAHPECTIVNIASGMDTRFNRLDNGKINWYNVDLENSANYRLKYIEDTDRVTTLAYSAMDPNWAQEIQIRNDVLFIVEGLTMYLTQKDVENIINIIDDNFDKCTIFMEIMPPVSVENTKEASIEDTDTKFIWGVEKGHELTKFNPNFKWIKDVNLFDGVNVYKPHYKIITWLPLLRKRMDYIAVLAK, encoded by the coding sequence ATGAATTTAGAAGGTGTAGAAAAAACAATGCTTTTAACATTATTTGCTAAAGCAAAACATTCCCAGCAAAAAAATCATAAATTCTATGATTCAAAGGCAATAGAAGTGATTTCAAAAGTCGATTATGATTTCAGCATAGCTGAAAAGGACAGATTCATGCAGCTTGGAACAATTGCAAGAACAATAGTGCTGGATAAAATGGTAAAAGAATATATAAATGCTCATCCAGAATGTACAATAGTCAATATTGCATCAGGAATGGACACACGATTCAACAGACTGGACAATGGTAAAATCAATTGGTATAATGTCGATTTGGAAAATTCTGCCAATTACAGATTAAAATACATTGAAGATACCGACAGAGTAACAACTCTCGCATATTCCGCAATGGATCCTAACTGGGCTCAGGAAATTCAAATAAGAAATGATGTTTTATTTATAGTTGAAGGATTAACAATGTATTTAACTCAAAAAGATGTTGAAAATATCATAAATATAATAGATGACAACTTTGACAAATGCACAATTTTCATGGAGATAATGCCTCCTGTTTCAGTGGAAAATACAAAAGAAGCATCAATAGAAGATACTGACACCAAATTCATATGGGGTGTTGAAAAAGGCCATGAACTGACAAAATTCAACCCTAACTTTAAATGGATAAAAGACGTTAACCTATTTGATGGCGTGAATGTCTATAAACCTCATTATAAGATTATTACCTGGCTTCCATTATTAAGAAAAAGAATGGATTATATTGCAGTACTGGCAAAATAA
- a CDS encoding isoprenylcysteine carboxylmethyltransferase family protein, producing the protein MIINGVYDYVRHPIYTALLYSSWVNIDFSEYLSICIVCNLLAIFNGYMIKTEENIVSFSDKFLEWMAIVDIK; encoded by the coding sequence TTGATTATAAATGGAGTATATGATTATGTAAGACATCCGATATATACTGCATTATTATATAGCAGTTGGGTTAATATTGATTTCTCAGAATATCTTTCTATTTGTATTGTCTGTAATCTTTTGGCTATTTTTAACGGTTATATGATAAAAACAGAAGAAAATATTGTGTCCTTTTCAGATAAGTTTTTAGAATGGATGGCCATTGTTGATATAAAATGA